TGTTCACTGAATTGACTGGAGCAAAGGAGAAAATTTCCCGTGTCATTATCTAAAAGCACCGTCCGAGGCCTGGTTTCCGATTCGTCTTTCCCCCTCTTTCTCCTCCTGGTGGGCTCGTTCTTCCTGACCATTTTCTTCCGCATTTCCGCCTCCGTGGTGCTGCCCCTGGAAGGCGAGCGGCTCGGCATGAGCGCGGCGATGATCGGTTTCATCTCAAGCCTCCACTTCTACGCCTACGCTTTTCTGCAGCCTGTCTCGGGCATTCTCCACGACCGGTACGGCCCGGTGAGGGTGGTTATCACCGGGCTGCTCCTCACGGCTGGTTCATGCCTTCTGCTCACCTTCGTGAGGACCCCCTTCACCCTGGGGGCATGGCGGCTTCTCTCGGGATTCGGTGTCGCCCCCATGTATTCCGCCGTGCTCGTCTTCCAGGCCTTCGCCTTCCCGCCCGAGCGCTACTGCTTTTACGCGGCCATCAACATGGGACTGTCCAGCCTCGGGGCCATCGTGTCCGTGGCTCCCCTGGGCTTTGCCGTGGACACCTTCGGCATGACGGGCACCTTCGCCCTGCTCTCGGCCATCCCTCTCGTCATGGCCCTGGTCCTTGTCCGCAAGGCCCCTGCCGACCCCATCCGCCTTTCCGCTGCGGGAAAGGAAGCCAGGAGCCTTTTCTCTATCTTTCCCGGCATAGGGAAGGCCATTCTGTTCATAATGAAAAACCGCAGGATCCGGGCTATTCAGATCCTTTGGGCGATCTCCTCGGCCTCTCTGCTCACCTTCCAGGGACTGTGGGGCGTGTCGTGGTTTGCCGCTGCCTTCAATGCCTCCCCTGGGTCGGCCCGGTTCTGGAGTTCCCTGGTCAGCGTGGGGATGATGCTGGGTCCCGTCTCCACCGGCGGCGTGGTGGTCTCCCCCGCCGGACTGCCGGGAATCATACGGAAGGTGAGCGCGGCTAACGCGCTGAGCTGGTTTCTGCTGCTCGCGGCGGTGGGATGGGGAGGAGCGGTGTGGGTGGGCGGCCTTGCGGCCTTCATCGTGGGGATGACCTCGGGGATGAGGGGGGTGTTCTCCCTGGCGGCCATTACCGCCGTTTCCCGCCCGGGAGAGCGGGGGGCCGTCTTTGGCGCCATGAACATGACCGCGGTGCTGTCGGCGGTTGTCTTCCAGTGGGGAACGGGCATCATCATCGACCATTTCCCGGGGGGAACGCCGGGCACGTTCACCTCAGCGGGCTACTTCGCCGGGTTCACCGTGGTGGCCTGCGCCATGGCGGCAAGCCTTCTTGCCCTGCGTCCCCTGGGGAGGGAACCTCTCGCCCCTGACACGGGGGAAGAGGGCAAAGACTGACCCTCTCCCTTCACGGTCCGGCCCGGCGGATCACCCTGCTGCCTTCCTTCCGATTGTACAGGACAGGAGCACAACCGGATCTATCTCCGGTCAGAAGCAGAAGGGGCAGGAGAAGAAGAAAGGCGCAACCGGAGCCGTCTTCGGCAGAACACCCTCGCCTGCCTGCCGAAGACACTCCGCCGTCCTCCTTTTCAGCCGCCGCCACAGGATCCCTGAATTTCCCGTCCCGTTGCCCGTCGAAGATGAGGAAACGGCTGTCACCTTCCCACGACACGGCCTGTACGGACGGCACGCCCTCGGCAGACCCGTCGGCCAGAATAAGCCGCACCACCACCCTGAAAATCCCATCGTCCCGGACCACGGAGAAAAAATCCAGGGGATCGGCGCCGAAGCCGTTTTCCTTCGCGAGGAGACCGAAATCGTACCCTCCTTCAGGAAGGATCTTCACCATGAAGACATGTTCCAGGAACGCCTCCTCGAGGCTCATGGTCTCCTCTCCCTCGGCAATGGCCAGGCGGCATTCTTCGGAGAGGCTTCCCTCCGGGACCGCCATTTCCAGGTCTGCGGGAAGAATCCCCGTCTTCCCCGAAGGCACCGAAGCCTCTATCTCAAAGGAAACGGCGCAGAGCATCCCCCCGGGCCGGGCAGGTCCTAACTCTTCCGGTGAGCACGAGCGCAGGGTGACGGCCGAAATGTCCGCCGACGAAACTCTGAAGAAATCGCCTGGGGCAGTGCCTTCGGACAGCGGAACGTCAATCATGCCGAATAGAAGGGCATCCAGAACGGCACTCTCGTCTCGGATGACGATTCTCCCGGCGGGATTGGGTTCTTCAGGTACGTTCGGCTCTTCCGGTTCATTTGGTTTCCCTGGTTCATCAGGGTCTCCCGGCTGTTCGGGATTTCCAGGGTTTCCG
This is a stretch of genomic DNA from Aminivibrio sp.. It encodes these proteins:
- a CDS encoding MFS transporter; this encodes MSLSKSTVRGLVSDSSFPLFLLLVGSFFLTIFFRISASVVLPLEGERLGMSAAMIGFISSLHFYAYAFLQPVSGILHDRYGPVRVVITGLLLTAGSCLLLTFVRTPFTLGAWRLLSGFGVAPMYSAVLVFQAFAFPPERYCFYAAINMGLSSLGAIVSVAPLGFAVDTFGMTGTFALLSAIPLVMALVLVRKAPADPIRLSAAGKEARSLFSIFPGIGKAILFIMKNRRIRAIQILWAISSASLLTFQGLWGVSWFAAAFNASPGSARFWSSLVSVGMMLGPVSTGGVVVSPAGLPGIIRKVSAANALSWFLLLAAVGWGGAVWVGGLAAFIVGMTSGMRGVFSLAAITAVSRPGERGAVFGAMNMTAVLSAVVFQWGTGIIIDHFPGGTPGTFTSAGYFAGFTVVACAMAASLLALRPLGREPLAPDTGEEGKD